The genomic window TATTCATGCTCACCTTTGAAGTAGCTTGGCAAGTCTAGGCTCCATAATCATATAAGCATTTGGTATGTTTTCAATACACATAACTTTGTGTAAACTAATAAAAGCCAAAGTCGGAAGGATTAGGCTACTGGTTGCGTTTGGATGTTTGCATAATCTAGATATTTCACATACAGGCTCACCAGCATTTTCTTCCAATAAATCCACATTAAAAATTTTTTCTACAGGTAGCTGCACAGGATTTTCTTGTGTTTTAACTATAATCCTTGATGTTCAGACAACACCCTCTGTTTCTGTATTTTGCAAAGATACATGATGGGTACAATCAAGGTCATCATAGTAATCCCTGTCTTTTTTTGCACTATTTGGAGGCTCCCAGCCTCTTTGTTCGCAATAGACTTTGTATCTTAATTTAAACACCTCTTCTTTTAAACTATCTGGTATATTATACATAATTCTATGAGTTTCTACAAATTCTTTAACCTCTATATCATTAAGTGCATGTAATGTATCTTCGTGCCGAAATAGTAAAACATTATCAAGTCGTCTTCAAGGAACTCGAAACTTATCAACATAAAACATTGTTTTTCTTCTCTGTTCTTTGGTTACAGCAAAAGTTTGAGGCATATTTGCTCAACGATTGTTCTGATAATCATCTGGATCACCTATAATTTCTTGAGCAATCTCCCGATTTAAGTAATCTACATCTGTAGGAGCATCTGAGGGTTTTGAGAAATAATTGTCTAAAAAACTATCTACAAGCTGTCTTGCAAAACTAGCACTTACACCTTCTGATTTTGATGCAGAAGGATCCAAACCATCCAATACTTCTGAATCTAAATTATTTGAACGAGTCTGAGGTTGCTGTCTTACCATTTTAATTTTTATTATTAAAAACAACACACTACACCTAATATTGTCAATATTTTTTATATATTAAAGGTATTATATAAAAGTTTTCTTAAAAATCAATATCTTTTTATTTTTTTAATTTTAGCTTAAAAACAACAAGTACATATATAGATGCTACAGCAACTCAGAAACTCAAAAAACTCAACTCATACTGCCAATTTCAGGTAACCCAAAAAATCAGAAAAAATATAAAAAAAATAAAAACTCAAAGAACCAAAGCTTTTTGATAATCACTAAGTTCATCTTTGATTTTTTTCATTTTCACATTACTAAGTTCATAACACAATGTACCTATACCCACAAGTATCAAAGCCTATAACATCAAACTAATTGATTAAACTAAACTTTCCAAATCATCTACCATATCTTCTATCACAGCTATTCAGTCTTTGAAAAAGTTTTTTGAAGAAATATCTATTCAATTTTGAATAAGCAAATCATAAGGAGTTTTGCTTCATCCTGCTCTAAGTATGTCTTTATATTTTGGTATAAAACTTTCTCCATCTTTTTTATATTTTTGATACAATGAAAAGCTTAGTATATTACCAAAAGCATAAGAATAACAATAAAAAGGTACCGCAAAAATATGAGGAATACCAGACCATCATGTTTCTTTATCTGCTGGTACATCAAAACTTATCTTATCCCCTACTAGTTTTTCTTGCTCTTCTCTCCATATATTGTTGAAGTCTTTGTATGTTAGGTGTTTTCATTCATAAAAACTTTGATGAACTCTCCTTTCAAAGAGGATATATTGTATTTGTCTAAAAGTAGTAGCAAAAGCATCCTCTATCATATCTACCAGTAAAGATATTTTTTCTTTTTTTGATAGAGTTTGCTTCAGATAGTCTGTAAAAACAAGTTCATTGAAAACAGAAGCAGTTTCTGCCAAGCTCAATCAAGTATCAAAAACTTGTAAAGCTTGGTTTTGAGAAAAGTATCCATGAATAGCATGTCAGATTTCATGAGATATAGTAGATACATCATTTAGTTTTGATGAATAATTCAAAAGAACGAAACTATCAAAATCTTTGGAATAACTTGCAAAAGCTCATCATCTTTTTCATTTTTTGGGGAAGACATCTACTCTACCATCCTCAAACATATCTACAGCAAAATCATAAAACTGAGAATCAAAATTTTTCATAGATTTCAAAAATAAATCCAATCATTCTTCGAAAGGCATTTTTCTTTCTTCTGATGAAACAGGAGCTAATATATCATAGTATTCCAGCTTATTTTTTCACAAAAGTTTTGCTTTCAATCATAAGTATTTTTGATAAAGAGGATAAGAGTTTTCAACTTCTTCAAGCAAAGTATCCACTACTTGATTATCCAATTCTTCTGATACATTTTGAGGTTCCATCACTGTGTTGTAGTTTCTAATTTTCACTTCTGTTACCCAGTTTTTAACAATACTTGAATACATATTCCCAAGTGTTATTTGAACTTTTTTATCAAGATATTTTTTTCTGATAGCATCAAAAGCTTTTTTTCTAGTTTCTGGATTTGTGTCAGACCTTAGAGATCTTACTTCATCTTCAGATAGGTTTTTGATATTTCATTCTATATTCATCCTGAAAACAAAACTTCAAGTCAGTTCTTCACGAAGATTATCCAAAACATTACTAGTAGCAGTATCTTTCATATTTATCACATACTCCTCTTTTTCTCACAAAAGATATTTGATACCATTAGCTGATTGCACAAACCAGTTTGAATAATCTTTTAATTTTGGGGATTTAGAAAATTCAATAAGTTTATCATAACCTATTTGTTTTATTTCTTGAGACACAAAAAGTAGTTTATTGGATTCATTTGTCATAAAGTCTTCAAACTCTCAAAGTTTTTTTAGCACTTCCTGATTTTGAGTATCAAGAGAAGATTTGAAATTAAGGAATCTTCATATCTTCCCTGCAGTATAAGAAATTTTACTTTTCTTTTGAAAAAAGTTCAAGAAATCATCTTCTGTAAAAGTTTTAATTTTTCATTTATAGTTTTTTACTATATCATCAACTAGTTTTTGTATTTGCTTTTTGTCTTCTTCTATTTGAGGATCATCCAAAGATTTATAAAATTTTGATAAATCTCGGTTTGTTTTATAGTTTATCATAAACAGTTATTTATTTTTAAAATTCTATCATAAAATTATACATCCAACTCTTTCACATCTTTTGCATGAGTTAGTATAAAATTTTTCCTCATGCTTACATCTTCTCACATCAACACCCTAAAGAGTCTATCTGCCTCTTGTGCATCCTCTACACTTACTTGCATAGTTTTTCTATTAGCAGGATCCATTGTAGTTTCCCAAAGCTGCTCTGGATTCATTTCTCAAAGTCATTTATACCTACTTATTTGCACACTATCAGGATTGTAATTAAAATCACTTATAGCCTGAGTTAAATCATCATTTGGAGGATAAATATAATCTTCTCTTTTTCATTGTTTAAGTTTGAACAATGGTGGAACAGCTATATACAAATGACCATTTTCTACCAATGGTTTCATATATCTATAAAAAAATGTCAAAAGCAAAGTTCTAATATGTGCACCATCCACATCAGCATCTGTCATTATTATAATTTTTTCATATCTTAGATTAGAAGCATCAAAATTTTCTTTGATTCCTGCTCAAAGTGCTATTATCATAGATTTAATTTCATTGTTTTGAAGTATTCTTTGCATAGCTGCACTTTCTGTATTTAATATTTTACCTTTCAAAGGCAAAATAGCTTGAAAACTACTATCTCTTCATTGCTTAGCACTACCACCTGCAGAATTACCCTCTACTATATAAAGTTCTGTTCATTCTGCTTTTTTGATACTACAATCTGCAAGTTTACCAGGCAAAACACCTCAAGAAATAGCATTTTTTCTAAGAACTGTTTCCTTGGCCATTTTAGCTGCAATTCTAGCTTTAGCACTTAGTTGAATTTTTTCTACAATTCTTTTGAACTCTTCTTCATTTTCTTTGAAGTATTCTTTTAGATATTCATAAGTAATTTTTTCTACTTCTTTTCTTACATAACTATTTCAAAGCTTAGATTTTGTTTGTCATTCAAATTGGGGCTCTGGAATTTTTATACTTATAATAGCATACAATCAATCTGTAATATCAGACATCTGATATTCACCTATTTTCTTATCAATCAAAGATTTTGACTGAGCCGTCTCATTAATTATTTTCAATAATGCATTCTTAAATCAATTAACATGAGCTCCTCAATCTACAGTATGAACATTATTTACAAACGACATAATATTATCATTGGTACTATCCACATATTGAAAAGAAATATCTGCAAAAACATCTTCTCACTCTTGCTGAAGACAATATTGTGTACTCAAAGTTTTTTGCTCTCATACAATATTTTTTAGCCAAGTTTTTATTCATCACTCAAAATAAAACCTTTGTCTTTGATCTACTCTTTCATCTACTATAGTAAAACAAACTCAAGGAGTCAAATATGCAGACTGCTTAAGCCTACTCATCACAGTATGAAAAGAAAATTCTACAGTTTCAAATATTTTGGAGTCTGGCTTGAAACTTATTATTGTTCCGGTCTTATCCGACTCTCAAATAGCTTCTAT from Candidatus Absconditicoccus praedator includes these protein-coding regions:
- a CDS encoding acyl-homoserine-lactone synthase — its product is MVRQQPQTRSNNLDSEVLDGLDPSASKSEGVSASFARQLVDSFLDNYFSKPSDAPTDVDYLNREIAQEIIGDPDDYQNNRGANMPQTFAVTKEQRRKTMFYVDKFRVPGRRLDNVLLFRHEDTLHALNDIEVKEFVETHRIMYNIPDSLKEEVFKLRYKVYCEQRGWEPPNSAKKDRDYYDDLDCTHHVSLQNTETEGVVGTSRIIVKTQENPVQLPVEKIFNVDLLEENAGEPVCEISRLCKHPNATSSLILPTLAFISLHKVMCIENIPNAYMIMEPRLAKLLQRGAGINCQKISRTINYKGPRALYRIPAQIAKDAVEKNKRVKHLIFHYGRQIDTVASAVAIERLQMPAIVPDDSKSKMVKYDGNNLIK
- a CDS encoding M3 family oligoendopeptidase, coding for MINYKTNRDLSKFYKSLDDPQIEEDKKQIQKLVDDIVKNYKGKIKTFTEDDFLNFFQKKSKISYTAGKIGRFLNFKSSLDTQNQEVLKKLGEFEDFMTNESNKLLFVSQEIKQIGYDKLIEFSKSPKLKDYSNWFVQSANGIKYLLGEKEEYVINMKDTATSNVLDNLREELTGSFVFRMNIEGNIKNLSEDEVRSLRSDTNPETRKKAFDAIRKKYLDKKVQITLGNMYSSIVKNWVTEVKIRNYNTVMEPQNVSEELDNQVVDTLLEEVENSYPLYQKYLGLKAKLLGKNKLEYYDILAPVSSEERKMPFEEGLDLFLKSMKNFDSQFYDFAVDMFEDGRVDVFPKKGKRGGAFASYSKDFDSFVLLNYSSKLNDVSTISHEIGHAIHGYFSQNQALQVFDTGLSLAETASVFNELVFTDYLKQTLSKKEKISLLVDMIEDAFATTFRQIQYILFERRVHQSFYEGKHLTYKDFNNIWREEQEKLVGDKISFDVPADKETGWSGIPHIFAVPFYCYSYAFGNILSFSLYQKYKKDGESFIPKYKDILRAGGSKTPYDLLIQNGIDISSKNFFKDGIAVIEDMVDDLESLV
- a CDS encoding DNA gyrase/topoisomerase IV subunit B — protein: MTQEYDASQIKVLEGLEPVRQRPGMYIGSTDTKGLHHMVQEIVDNAVDEALGGYCFNITVVLHNTGYVTVYDDGRGIPVDKHEKTGKSALETILTVLHAGGKFEKSAYKVSGGLHGVGSSVVNALSEEMIAQVQKNGKIYQQTYKMGVPQTDIEAIGESDKTGTIISFKPDSKIFETVEFSFHTVMSRLKQSAYLTPGVCFTIVDERVDQRQRFYFEGGIKTWLKNIVGEQKTLSTQYCLQQEGEDVFADISFQYVDSTNDNIMSFVNNVHTVDGGAHVNGFKNALLKIINETAQSKSLIDKKIGEYQMSDITDGLYAIISIKIPEPQFEGQTKSKLGNSYVRKEVEKITYEYLKEYFKENEEEFKRIVEKIQLSAKARIAAKMAKETVLRKNAISGGVLPGKLADCSIKKAEGTELYIVEGNSAGGSAKQGRDSSFQAILPLKGKILNTESAAMQRILQNNEIKSMIIALGAGIKENFDASNLRYEKIIIMTDADVDGAHIRTLLLTFFYRYMKPLVENGHLYIAVPPLFKLKQGKREDYIYPPNDDLTQAISDFNYNPDSVQISRYKGLGEMNPEQLWETTMDPANRKTMQVSVEDAQEADRLFRVLMGEDVSMRKNFILTHAKDVKELDV